TTTGCGCTGCCCTGTCATTATACGCGGAGATGTGGGGCGGGCCGCCATTCGAACTGGCTGTTGGAGCCTATTACGTGAAGCGTGACTGGGTCGCCTCCGAGGCTACTTGGCATTTGTCCTCCGCTCAGACTCCCTGGCAAGTGGGGGGATGCAACGGGAGTAACGATCGTGCACAAGTACCCGCATCGGTCATCACCATCAAGAACATCCGTACATGGTATCATTTTGACTTGACGCAGGTGGTAGATGGCTGGGTGAATGGCTCTTTGCCAAACTATGGCGTATCCCTGCAGCCTATGGATGCGCTCGATTTGGATTTGATCTGGTTTGCTGCTTCGGACGATGTGGACACCTTTGGCTCGATTGCGAATCGCCCCAAATTGATCGTGCTGTACGTTCCGCCACCCACTCCTACTCCCACGCCGACGTTCACATCAACCGCGACGCCCACAAGCACTCCTACGGAAACAGCTATCCCAACCGATACGGCCACGCCGATAGTCCTGCCTACAGAAACGGCCACGCCTACCCTGCCTGTTGTGCCCACAGAGACGGCCACACCAACCCTGCCTGTCGGGCCCACAGAGACGCCTACCCTGCCTATCGAGCCCACAGAGACGGCCACGCCCACTCTACCGGTTGCACCTACAGAGCCCCCCACGCCTTCGCCGACAGCTACGCCTATCACCCCTGTCGCGCCCACCGAGACCCCCATGCCCACGCCAACCACGACACTGGTTGCGCCTACCAGCACACCTATGCCTGCTCCATACCGTCTTTTTATTCCCGTGCTATGGAGAAACTATTCTATGCGCTGTGTAGCATGGGGCTATAGCTTTGCTGAGGAGTTCAATGACCCTACGCTCAGCAGTTGGTCAGGGAGTCTGAATGGCGGCCGGCAGGAGGTGAGTGGTGGTGTGCTCCATCAGTGGACACAACCACCCATAGATCGTTTTCCCTTGCTGTGGCACAACCACCTCTTCGAAGGCGCGGGCAGCGATTTTGCTTTTGAGGTTCGTTTTCGCTACTCGAATTTCGCCGCCTATGGTACCACGATTGCCTTGAACTCAGCGCCTGTGGATGGCAATCGAATCATATCGCCACTGCCACTGGCCCCAGGCATGGAAGATGTATTGAATATCCACCATGTTGTGGATACGGCTGGCAATGTGTACCGTTTTGACATCTCCTTATTCAAAGGCCGCCTCACATGGATTGGCGCCCCAGGGGATACGAGTTGGCACGAGGTGCTCATCACTGTGGAGCGCGGAGAGATATATACACTGTACGTGGATGGACGACTGGTCGGCTCCATCCGATCAACGACGCGACCGGCAAGCATATACATTGGCAACCCTACTATTCAAACTTGGCCGGGTGCCTGGACGCAATTGTATGTGGATTACGTACGCATCTCACGCTGCATGAGCTGGGGGCTGGATTAGACGAGGACAAAACCAGGCAAGGCAGTTCCCATCCTGCCAGTGTACAGAGCGTGGGGCTGGCTTGCTGAGGTTCGAGCCGTGGGTATGCCGCGGTTCATTCAGGTATTCTAAAAACCACATCGGAGGACCAACATGAAAACATTTGCTCCCTGGGTGCGTATACCCTTGACCCTCGCTCTCATTTTAACGGGACTGGCAGCCACATTCCTCGTTGAGCAACAGGACCTCCATAGCGAGGCGCAGGCTCATCAAGACATCATGGCCCGCTCCTATAGCGGCCAACATGGCTATCTTGCAGGCGCTCATGCCGGCGTTCCCTGCGCGGGCACTCCAGAGCCTGGCGCAACTTTGATCGTATTGCAACAGGGTGTTGATGGTTACACTGGTGCCGAAGATACGACACTCCATAGAGATTTCCCCGATGACAACTTTGCAGACAAATGGTATCTCCGGGTGGGCATGCGACGTAAAGATAGTGCGTTGATTCGCTTCGATTTGTCGGTCATCCCACCTGGCTCCCGCATCGTTTGCGCGGTGCTGTCGCTGTATGCGGAACGCTGGAGTGGAGCCCCGTTTGAGCTGGATGTTGGTGTTTACAATGTGAAACGCAATTGGATTGCCAATGAGGCTACATGGTCATGGGCCCAAGCCTGGACGCCGTGGGAAGTGGGCGGATGCAATGGCCCTAGTGACCGCGAACAGACGCCAGAGTCAGAAGTAACGGTTACGAACATCTTCACATGGTATGACTTTGACCTGACTCGTGTAGTGGATGGTTGGGTAAATGGCTGGCTGCCCAATTACGGTGTGTCCATACAGGCTGTGGATGAATGGGATAACGACATCCTCTATTTCGACAGTTCGAACGATGTCAATGATTTTGGTTCGATTGAGCACCGCCCCAAGTTTTTCATCCTGTATGTTCCACCGCCCACCCCAACGCCGACGGATACCCCAACGGAGACGCCAACGCCTACTGCCACGCAGACAGCCACAGCTACATCTACGGCAACGCCTACAGAGACTGCCATACCTACCGAAACACCCACTGCTACGTCTACGGCTACTGCAACCGCCTCCCCAACGCACACCAATACGCCTACCTCCACGCCAACTGATACACCAACAGCCACGCCAACGGAAACTGCCACTCCCATAGCGACCCCCACCGCTACAGCTACACCGACGAGTACCCCCACGCCTACCCCACGCCGACTCTACATACCCGTACTATTCAATAACTACTCCCAACGCTGCGCAGAGTGGGGATACACGTTCCGGGAGGAGTTCAACGATCCCGCATTGAATGGCTGGGCCGTCAGCCTGGATGGCGGTCAACAACTAGTAAGCGGGGGCATACTCTACCAATGGACACAACCATTCATAGATCGCTTCCCGCTGCTGTGGCGCAACGATCTCTTTGTGGGGGCAGGCGATGACTTTGCCTTCGAAGCGCGTTTCCGCTATTCGGATTTCACTGCCTATGGCACGACCATTGCTTTGAACTCGACACCCTTTGATGGCAGTCGCGTGCCTTCCTCCGAGTTATTGCCACCGGGCGTTGAGAACATCCTGAACATCCATCATGTGGTGGACCCGGCAGGAAATGTATACCGCTTTGACATCTCGCTGTTCAAGGGAAGTGTGAAGTGGATGGGCACTCCGGGGGACACGAACTGGCACGAGGTGCGCATCACCTTGGAACAAGGGGATCTCTATACCCTGTACGTGGATGGTCTATTGGTTGGCTCAGTTAGGTCAGCGATACGTCCGACGAGCGTATACATCGGCAATCCTACTATCCAGAGATGGCCAGGAGCATGGACGCGGCTGTATGTGGATTACCTGCGTATCTCACGCTGCTTGAGGTGGGGGCTTGAGTAGATAGGTTCTAAAAGGCCTCTGAGGGTTTGCACCCCAGAGGCCTCTGCCTTGTATTAGGGTCGCTAACCGTTCCGCTTCTCTCACTTGGCGCTGGTTTCGCAGGTTGTGCGCAGATCAGCGCTTTGCCTCGTTGAGAATACGGGTTATCACCTGCTCATCTGCGTGCAGCAGACCAGAGGCCGGTAGACGCTGTAGCAGCAGTGTCAGATTCGGGTCACGAGCAAACACCTCGCGGAAGATGGGCAACGCTTCCTCTAAGCAGCCTAAGTCGGCCAAGGTCACGGCGTGCCAGAATGGTAACTCAGGGATGTCAGGTGCCATCTGCGCAGCGAGGCGGTATTCTGCCAGCGCCTCTTCGGTTCGGTTCTCCCCTAGCAGCGCATCGCCCTGGTTCATGTGCTCGTAAGCCCGATGCAGGTTTAGCAACCGCCGCAATTCCACCAAGGGCTCAGGGTGATCTTCCACACGGAGTTCTACGAGCACGCCTGTCCATGGCTCAGGGGTTGGCTCGCCAGCGACGATGAGCAGGGCAGCGCTCTGCTTGCCGCGCACGTCACCACCAGCATTCTGTGCTGCTTCCAGTGCCGTCAGCATACGCTCAGCCAGGTCTCCCTGCGCCTGTCGGAAGGCATGGGACATAGCTGGCCAGACCTGATTATTGGCCATCATATTGGCTTGGACGCTGAACCCCTCACCAACCTCATGTCCAGCCTCCGCGATGCACTGTGTACCCGTGTGTGCCGCCACACGTCCCTGTGCATCCACCATAGCCACCTGGCGCATCTCCCGCCCCTCATCTGCGGATAAGAGTTCAGCTAACGCTTCGGGAGCAGAAAAGCCTCTGCGCATCCTTTCCAGACCCAGAGGGCCGTAACTTACCTGGACCAAGGCCTGAGTGGCCACTGCTCCCACACCTGCTTCTGCCCAACAGACTAGCCTGCCCACAGAAAACCAGTGTGATTGCACCGCTACGCCGAGCTGTCCCGTCTGGGCATCACGGGCGACGATGGAAAACGTATGTGCGAAATCCGAAGGGTAAAAAGCTTTGGTATCCATTGAACCTCCCGCGTGATGTTTTTCTCTAGACTCCGATTTTTCCACCCGGCTTTATCCATTAGGGCGGCTAGAGAAGTCGCCATACTAGTGTATTCCAAAACCATCCTACGGATTGGTTGATGCCAAAGGAATTTCGGCGATGATTTGCTGGGCGTATTGTACCAAACGTCCTGCAACAAGTTCAAATGGCATCATCTAAGCCATTTTGCTGCTCGTTCTTTCTTGGGGTACAATGTCCACCGATTTTGTATGCACACGATCACAAAGAGGTGGAGTGAGCATGACAACCTGCGACTTTGACCAATTGATTGACCGCTGTGGTACCGACAGCGAAAAGTGGAGCCGTTACCCCCGCGAGGCACTGCCGCTATGGGTAGCGGACATGGATTTCCGCGTGCCCGAGCCGCTGATTCAGGCTCTGCGCCAGCGTGTGGAGCATGGCATCTTTGGCTACGGGCGTGAGCCACCGGAACTGCGCGAGGTCATCACCACGCGCCTGCGCAGGCTATATGGTTGGCAGGTAGAACCGGAGGCGCTGCTCTTCCTGCCTGGTGTGGTCATTGGCTTCAACCTGACTTGTCAGGCACTGACCTCACCGGGCGATGGCGTGCTTGTCCAGACTCCGGGCTATCCTCCTATCCTCCAAGCTCCGCTCAATGCGCGATGCACTCGCGATGAAATGGAATTGACCTGCGGCGCAGATGGGCGGTACACAGTGGATTTCGACCGTTTCGAGGGAAGCATCACCCCACGAACGCGCGTCTTCATTCTGTGTAACCCACACAATCCTGTGGGACGGGCATTTTCGCAGGAAGAACTGGAGCGTATGGCTGAAATCTGCTTGCGGCATAACATCGTGATCTGTTCGGATGAGATTCACTGCGATTTTCTCTTTAGTGGCACCCGCCATTTGCCCATCGCTTCATTGGCTCCGGAGATAGCCAAGCGGACTGTTACTTTGATGGCTCCGAGCAAGACGTTCAACATACCGGGCTTGCGCTTCGCAGTGGGCATCGTGCCGGATAAGGAATTGAGAGAGAAGCTGTGCGCAGCCAAGAGGGGTCTGGTAGGCGAGCCAGACATCATGAGTTATCTCGCCGCTTTGGTCGCGTACCGTGATTGCCAACCCTGGCTGGAGGAATTGTTGCGTTATCTAGAGGCCAACCGTGACTTTATCCTGCAATACGTGCATCAGAACCTGCGTGGGATCAAAATGACCAAGCCGGAGGCTACTTACTTGGCTTGGTTGGACTGCCGTCAGTCGGGAATCCCAGGCAACCCCCAGCAGTTCTTCCTGGAGAAAGCACGGGTTGCACTGAACGACGGCCTAGATTACGGCCGAGGCGGTGAGGGATTTGTGCGGCTCAACTTTGGCTGTCCGCGCAGCACCTTGACCGAAGCACTGCATCGCATGGAGGAGGCTCTCACTACACTGTGAACTGGCTTCTAGTGGTTAAAAGAGTGAAAGCGGGACCCTGGCTTGCTCTGCTCACTGTCATTGTGGGCTCTACCCTGGTAGCCTTTCCCACCTGGACGCTGACCGCGCGCTATGAGCAGCGCATCTATCACAGTGTCGAGGAAGTGCCACCAAAGCCTGTGGCTGTGGTCTTTGGCGCAGGATACTGGCCGGATGGTACGCCCAGCGATGTGATGAAGGATCGCGTCGAGGCAGCCATTGCGCTGTACCGCTCCGGACGCGTGCGCAAAATCCTTTTCAGCGGTGACAATCGTTTCGTGCACTACAATGAACCAGCCAAGATGCGGGAATATGCACTGAGCCTAGGGCTGCCCGATGACGCCATTGTTCTGGACTATGCCGGGCGACGTACCTATGACACCTGCTACCGTGCTCGGGATATCTTTGGCTTGCGCGATGTAGTGCTGGTGACACAGCGTTACCACCTCCCGCGCGCTTTGTACATCTCCGAGCGCCTGGGTTTACATGCCGTGGGCTACGTTGCGGATCACAGGACTTATCCTCACATCCGTGAGTACTGGCTACGTGAGGTTCCTGCGCTCTGGATGGCATGGTGGGATCTGAGTGTGACCTATCCCATCCCTGTATTGGGCGACCCCATTCCCATTGTCACGGATGGCTAAACGCCTCGCAGACGCGGATCAAACGCATCGCGCAATCCATCGCCGAGGAAATTAAAACCCAAGACCACGCTGAGCACAGCCAGGCCAGGGAATGTAGTCAACCACCATTGGTAGAATTTGAAACGGCCTAGCGAGATCATCGCTCCCCATTCCGGCGTGGGCGGCACGGCTCCCAATCCAATGAAACTGAGAGCAGCAATGTTCAGAATTGCGCTGCCGGCATCCAGCGAGGCTTTGATGATAATGGGAGCGCTCGTGTTGGGGATGATGTGTCGGCTCAGAATGCGCTTCTGAGGCACTCCAATTGCCTGTGCAGCCATCACGTAGTCATTATGCTTCACACTGAGCACTTGTCCACGCATCAGACGTGCGTACTCTGGCCACCATACCAAGATCATGGCAATTACAGCATTCTTCAGGCTGGGACCGAGCACTGAAGCGATAGCCAGAGCCAGCACGATGGAGGGAAATGCCAGCGTAATATCTGCCACGCGCATGACCAGCAGGTCAAAGATGCCGCCAAGGTAACCAGCCAGTGCTCCCACGAAAGCACCCATGAGCATCGAAAACAGGATTACCACCAAACCCACTGGTAGCGAGATGCGCGCTCCATAAACTACACGGCTGAACACATCACGACCCAGTTCATCAGTGCCAAAAAGGTGCTGTGCCGAAGGTGGACTCAGTCGGTCTTCGACCTTCTGTGCCAGGGCGTCGTAAGGGGCAATAAGTGGCGCAGCGATAGCGACAATGGCCCAGATGAAAATCACCGCTGTCCCAAACATGGCCATGCGGTTGCGTACAAACATGCGCAGTCCGCTTACCCAAGGCGATTGGGAAGAAAGCCGCTGCCGGAGTCGCTCCGTCATGAACGATGCCCTTTGGGTGTGCGTATCCATGTCACTCCTCACCTTGCACGATCTTACGCCTCTCGAATGCGTGGGTCGATCACACCGTACAGGATGTCCACAATGAGGTTGACAAAGATGTAAATCAGGGCAATAAGCAGGGTTGTCCCCAGCACAGCCGGGTAATCCAAGTTCACTGCCGCCTCCACGGCATAGCGTCCAATGCCGGGCCAGGCGAAAATGGTCTCGGTCATGATGGCGCCGGTCATCAGCCCGGCAAAAGCTAACCCCATGGTAGTCAGCGTGGGGATGAAGGCATTGCGCAAGGCATGCCGTAGCAGCACCACACGCTCGTGCAACCCCTTGGCACGAGCGGTGCGGATGTAATCCATGCGCAACACTTCCAGCAGAGAAGAACGGGTGATACGGCAGATGATGGCCAAGGTGAACCAACCCAGGATCACCGATGGTAGGATGAGATGACGCAAGGCATCGGCAAAGGCATTCGTGTCGCCGAGCAGGAAGGTATCCAGCAAGTACAATCCGGTGATTCCATGTGGAGTGGCAGCGCGGGCATCAATACGCCCTGGACCTGGCAGAATGCGCGCTTTGAAATAAAACAAGAACAATGCCATCAACCCGGACCAAAATGGGGGCATGGATGCTCCGAGCAGGGAGATAAAGCGAGCCAGGTGGTCTATCCAGCTACCGGCTTTGACTGCCGCTAAAATCCCCAACGGCAGCCCCACTGCCGTGGCAAAGAGCAATGAGGCCACAGATAATTCCACGGTGGCTGGCAGGTACTGTGCCAGGTCCTGCGCTACTGGCCTCTTGGTTTTGAAGGAAACACCCAGATCACCATGTGCTAGGTTCCACACGTAGTACAGGTACTGTTGGGGCAGAGGTTTATCCAATCCCCATTTGCGGATCGCGGCTTCCACGATGTCTGGGTGGTCCAATGCCTTTTCGCTGACAATGACCACGAGAGGATCCGCTGGCACCACACGCGAAACGAGAAAAGTCAACAAGGTCACGCCAATCAGCATTGGAATAACCAATAGCAGACGGCGGATGATGTGCGTAGATAGACCCATTGAGCCAATCCTAATGACGAATTGCGATGAGCCCTCCCGCAGACACTGAAGCCTGCGGGAGGGTTTGCTTGGTTATTTGCTAAGGTCAAAGAAACTGACAAAGTGCACTGGATGATAGGCAAAGCCCTTCACAGCTTTGTTCATCGCCACGATCTGTTGGTTCTGGTAGAGCATAGTGAATGGCATGTCATCCATGAGCACTTTCTGCAGATCTTTGATCGCTTGTTCGCGCTTGGCTGGATCGAGTTCGGTGCCGACGATTTTGGCATAGCGTTCAGCCTCTGGGTTATTGTACCACATGCGTTTGGCTATGCCGCGGTCGTGGTAGGAGAAATAATCGGTCCACATGGTGGGGTCAAGGTAATCAGGGGTCCACCCGCCGAAGCAAAAGGCTAGCTTCTGAGCACGCATCTCGCTCAGATAGACACTCTGTTCCATGGGCTTCAAGTTGACCGTGATGCCTACTTCAGCCAAATCGCTCTTCAATTTGGCAGCGATGGTCTCGCGCACCGGGTTCGAGCCATAGCAGAGCTCCACTTCGAAGCCCTTCTCATAGCCCGCTTCCTTGAGCAACGCTTTGGCTTTTTCCAGGTTACGGCCTTGGGTCATGGCTGGATCCACACCCAGGATGCCCAGCGGGATAATGCTGGGCGCCCGACTGCCGTAGCCACGGAGCAAGGCTTTGATCAACCCGTCGTAATCAACGCTCAGGGCAATAGCCTGTCGCACCCGCTTATCCGATAATGGCTTAGATAGCTCTGGATTGGAGGTCATGGCCAAGTAGTTCTGGTTCAAGGTCTGGCCAATGATTACCTGAAGGTTGGGGTCTGCCTTGGCCTGCTCCACCAGGTCAACGTCCAGGCTCTCCACCATATCGGCATCACCGCGCTGCAGCATTTGCAGGGCGGTAGTGGGATCAGCCACGTGCTTGATAATCACCTTGCCCAGTTTCGGTTTGCCCCGCCAGTAGTTCGGATTGGCTTCCAGGATGATTTCTGCTTTTGGTGTCCATTTGGTAAGGATGAAAGGGCCACTGCCGGCTGAATTCTGGTCCAGCCAATCCTTGGCCTTATCGGTTTGATCGGCATCAGCCGCATCTGTTCCGCCATGTTCCTTGACCACTTTGCTGTCCACAATGCACATCGCAGGCGCGGCGCAAATGGCCAAGAATGCCGGCGAAGGCTCGGTCAAGATGACTTTCACGGTGGTGTCATTCACCACCTGGACATCAGCGACAATGTCAGCATAAAAGGCAGGGTTGTCTTTGATGTTCTTCAGGCGCATCCACGAGAAGCGCACATCCTCAGCCGTGACTGGATTGCCTGAAGTGAATTTGACCCCTGGGTGTAAGTAGAAGGTATAAGTCAGTCCATCTGCAGAGACCTCCCATCTGTCGGCTAGGCGTGGAGCTACTTTGGTCAGGTCGCCGGCGCGGAATTCGACTAGGGTGTCGTAGGTGGAGTTATGAATCATCAGGTTAGTTGTTTCATAAGCGTGGTGGGGATCTAGCGTCACGACATCATCCATGTTCATGACCATGACCAAAGTGGGCAACGGGACAGGAGTAGGGGTTGCTCTGGGGGCACATGCGGCCAGGGTTACGACCAGCGCGGTCACGAGAATAAGAGTTAGGCTCAAGCGTACGAATTTCATCTTCTCCTCCTTTGGGATCAGGGTAAAAAATGAGAAGGATGAGGGTGTGTTGTTGACCACAGTATACCGAGCATTCCCGTGCTTGTCAAATATCCCGTAGCGATTCGTTTGACATTTTCACGAAATCTCGTTACAATAGCAATAAATTCTGCAGCCGAATATATTCTGGGAGGTTCCAGAGTGCGAAGCAGAGATGGCTTCTATCGAAGAAGACCAAACCGCGCAGCAGTCCTATGCAAATAGGGCTTGTGTTCGTGCGGTTTTTTGTTGCTTTGCGCATGAGCAGAAGCCAATCCGTGGTAGAAGGAGGTAGCAAGGAGAGGAGGTGATGCGTATCGGGTAGCGGAAAGCGTGCTTCTAAAAACTTGTTCTGGCTAACTGCAATGGGCGGTTTGCCGCTCAATCCATTCACATTACTTGAGGAGGGAAACAAAATGGACTGGAAAGCAATAGCCAATGCTCCTTGGCTTTGGTTCTGTGGGTTCGTTCAGGCTGCCATTGGTGTTGGCCAGGCCTGGTATTTCTTGAGGCTGGCGACCAGGCTTCTGGAAAAGCACGGGGGCTACAAGTCGAAGGACATCACGGCCATCGTCCGAGGAGCCCTTATTACGGCCTTCGGTCCCATCATGGCGGAGATCTTTGTCATGATGGCCCTAATCATCGCCATCAGCCCGGCCTATGCCTGGCAGCGCGAAGGAGTGGGGGTTGGTTCAGTCTTCACTGAGTTGGTTCAGGTGTCCAATGCGGCTGTCGGCGTCGGACAGGAGTTTGGACAGCCCAGTTTCAACATCATTGGATTCGCTGCAGCCATGGTCGTGGTCAATATCTCCTGTATTGGTTGGTCCCTAGGGGCAGCACTCTTCACTCCTTACCTAGGCAAGGCTCGTGACAGGCTATCAGGAGGCGATCCTCGCCTGCTGGCGGTTATCAGCGTTGCCAGCACGCTCGGAATCTTTGGTTACTACGCCGCCAACGAGATAAAGAAAGGAGGCGGACGCCCTACAGCAGTGGTTGCTGGCGCGCTGCTCTCCATGTTCCTGTTCAAACTGGCTGATTGGCTCAAAGTGCCACGTCTGAAGGAATGGGCACTGGGCATTGCCATGTTTGGCGGCATGTATATTGCTCATCTTTTGGGAAGCTAAGGAGGAATGGTCAAATGGCACCGAATGAAGGATTTGTGGATCTCCCTGCTGAGCCGTTCGAGAAGGAATATCTCGCACCGGTTCATCGGGTAGGGTTCTGGACCTGCATCGCGATTAGTGCAGCCATGTTCTTGCCGCCTATATTACTCTATTTGCTCTATGGCGCTTCCGCTCCTTGGTCGGGTGTTATGGCCGGCATGGCCCTTGCGTTGACCTATGCGGTTCCCTTCTTTTTCATCGAGCCCATCAGCTACTACCCCATCTATGGCGATGCCGGCAACTACATGTCCATGACCACCGGCAACGTCTCCAACCTGCGCCTGCCTTGCGCCGCCGTGGCCCAAGCTGTAGCGGGTGTACCGGAGGGAACACGCAAGGGCGCCGTAATTGCCTGTATTGGTATCGCCGTCTCTGTGATCGCAGGAGTAATCGGCGTGTTCTTCGGCTCTCTGGCCGGCGGTTGGATCACCGCTCAGTTCCCGAAGTGGTTGACCGATGCGTTCAAGGTCTACTTGCTGCCTGCTGTTTGGGGTGCGGTGTTTGGCCAGTTTGCCCTGCGCGGACCGATGTACGCCATTCCCGCGCTGATTATTGCATGGATACCACTTGTGCTCGGCTGGAAAGCCTATTTCATCATCCCCACCGCCGTGTTTGGCACTCTCCTGGTGGGCTATGCGCTGTACAAGTGGCGCAACATTGCTCCTAGGGCTGGCTAACGAACAGGGCTGCGACCTCCGAGGTCCGCTGCGACTTCGGAGGTCGACTATTCTTTTAGAGAGGAGAGGGAAATAAGAATGAAGCAAGACACAGAGCTCCTGACCAAAATCAAGGAGGACGAATTGGTGCGCCTTTGCCAGGACATGGTGCGCATCAAGACAATCAACCCGCCGGGCAACGAGCGCGAGAACGCTGATTACGTGGCCGATTTCCTGCGCAAGGCTGGCCTTGAGGTTGAGATATTATCGCACACCGAGACCAGGGCTAGCGTCGTGGCGCGCTTGAAAGGCAGTGGAGAGAAGCCAGGCCTTCTTTATTCTGGCCACCTCGACGTGGTGCCTGTGGGGGCGCAGGAGTGGCTGCATGACCCCTTTGGCGGCGAAGTCATCGAAGGCAAGTTGTGGGGCCGTGGTGCTTCGGATATGAAGGGCGGCGATGCTGCGATCCTGATTGCAGCCAAAGTGCTGGCAGAGTCTGGCATACCGCTGAAGGGCGACCTCATCCTCAACTTCAATGCTGGTGAGGAGGGCGAGCAACTAGGAGCGAACGCAGCCGCCGCGCACTTGTCCGGTGAGCGGGTACAGGCTGTGGTCATCACCGAACCCAGTTCCAATGATGTCTACATTGCGGAGAAGGGTGCCTTCTGGCTAGAGTTGACCACGTATGGCAAGACGGCGCATGGCTCCGCGCCTCACCTAGGACAAAACGCGATCATGATGATGGTGGCGCTTT
Above is a genomic segment from Chloroflexota bacterium containing:
- a CDS encoding ABC transporter substrate-binding protein codes for the protein MKFVRLSLTLILVTALVVTLAACAPRATPTPVPLPTLVMVMNMDDVVTLDPHHAYETTNLMIHNSTYDTLVEFRAGDLTKVAPRLADRWEVSADGLTYTFYLHPGVKFTSGNPVTAEDVRFSWMRLKNIKDNPAFYADIVADVQVVNDTTVKVILTEPSPAFLAICAAPAMCIVDSKVVKEHGGTDAADADQTDKAKDWLDQNSAGSGPFILTKWTPKAEIILEANPNYWRGKPKLGKVIIKHVADPTTALQMLQRGDADMVESLDVDLVEQAKADPNLQVIIGQTLNQNYLAMTSNPELSKPLSDKRVRQAIALSVDYDGLIKALLRGYGSRAPSIIPLGILGVDPAMTQGRNLEKAKALLKEAGYEKGFEVELCYGSNPVRETIAAKLKSDLAEVGITVNLKPMEQSVYLSEMRAQKLAFCFGGWTPDYLDPTMWTDYFSYHDRGIAKRMWYNNPEAERYAKIVGTELDPAKREQAIKDLQKVLMDDMPFTMLYQNQQIVAMNKAVKGFAYHPVHFVSFFDLSK
- a CDS encoding DUF5058 family protein; amino-acid sequence: MDWKAIANAPWLWFCGFVQAAIGVGQAWYFLRLATRLLEKHGGYKSKDITAIVRGALITAFGPIMAEIFVMMALIIAISPAYAWQREGVGVGSVFTELVQVSNAAVGVGQEFGQPSFNIIGFAAAMVVVNISCIGWSLGAALFTPYLGKARDRLSGGDPRLLAVISVASTLGIFGYYAANEIKKGGGRPTAVVAGALLSMFLFKLADWLKVPRLKEWALGIAMFGGMYIAHLLGS
- a CDS encoding M20 family metallopeptidase; its protein translation is MKQDTELLTKIKEDELVRLCQDMVRIKTINPPGNERENADYVADFLRKAGLEVEILSHTETRASVVARLKGSGEKPGLLYSGHLDVVPVGAQEWLHDPFGGEVIEGKLWGRGASDMKGGDAAILIAAKVLAESGIPLKGDLILNFNAGEEGEQLGANAAAAHLSGERVQAVVITEPSSNDVYIAEKGAFWLELTTYGKTAHGSAPHLGQNAIMMMVALLSELDRQVVPYQEHPLLGGFTRSVNTITGGVKTNVVPDQCTVTVDQRTVPGQDHQAILRQVKELIADLSRRIPNFKASVKVINDRIPVASAPDEATVQHFFDVVAEVVGKRPEPKGVAYYTDAVSLIPALKAPLIICGPGEASLAHQPNEYVEVAKLVESAKILTLAAVRLLT